A stretch of the Filimonas lacunae genome encodes the following:
- a CDS encoding FecR family protein produces the protein MTQNRLSDLIAKKKSAELSPSELIELNVLLKEEEAARRALAKADAIWNQPVENAAASPVYVQDRWNALQAKIAAGAAVDALPVARKSILKILLPYAAAACLATIVAAGIVMWKLSRPHGMAKQNIISTKNGSRSKVQLPDGTVVWLNGGSQLAYSDSFGQELREVKLIGEAFFDVSKDAEHPFIIHANEINIKVLGTAFNVRAYPDDKRTEASLIHGLIEVSFNNRPSDRMLLKPNEKISVMNGEIQKFDMSDKAIVETTHKPTRNAEEPLISFSKIGNVSPSDSTIPETAWIKNKLIFRNKSFEELAKDMERWYNVSFECSDSALLQKHFTGSFYHESISEALEILRLSYPFHYKIDKNKNIVVIQ, from the coding sequence ATGACACAAAACAGGTTATCCGATCTTATTGCCAAAAAGAAATCCGCAGAACTATCTCCTTCCGAGTTGATAGAGCTGAATGTTTTGCTGAAAGAGGAGGAAGCAGCAAGACGCGCTTTGGCTAAAGCGGATGCTATCTGGAACCAGCCTGTGGAAAATGCAGCGGCTTCGCCGGTGTATGTTCAGGATAGGTGGAATGCTTTACAAGCTAAAATAGCGGCTGGGGCCGCTGTAGATGCATTGCCTGTTGCCCGCAAAAGTATATTGAAAATCTTGTTGCCTTATGCAGCAGCTGCCTGTTTGGCTACCATAGTAGCGGCAGGTATTGTAATGTGGAAGCTGTCCCGCCCGCATGGAATGGCGAAGCAAAATATTATCTCTACTAAAAATGGATCACGTTCTAAAGTGCAGCTGCCTGATGGTACGGTGGTATGGCTGAACGGAGGAAGTCAGCTGGCTTACAGCGATTCTTTTGGTCAGGAGCTGCGTGAAGTGAAGCTGATAGGAGAAGCGTTTTTTGATGTGTCAAAAGATGCGGAACATCCGTTTATCATACATGCTAACGAAATAAACATAAAGGTGTTGGGTACTGCCTTTAATGTGCGCGCTTACCCCGATGATAAACGAACAGAAGCGTCGTTAATTCATGGATTGATTGAAGTGTCGTTTAACAACAGACCATCCGATAGAATGCTGCTGAAACCGAATGAGAAAATATCGGTAATGAATGGCGAGATACAGAAGTTTGATATGAGTGATAAGGCTATTGTAGAAACCACGCATAAGCCCACCCGTAATGCAGAAGAGCCGTTGATCTCTTTTTCAAAAATCGGCAATGTATCGCCATCTGATAGCACCATACCAGAAACTGCCTGGATTAAAAATAAACTGATATTCCGGAATAAAAGCTTTGAAGAGTTAGCCAAGGATATGGAACGTTGGTATAATGTAAGCTTTGAGTGTAGTGATAGTGCCTTACTGCAAAAACACTTTACCGGTTCGTTTTACCACGAGTCAATTAGTGAAGCACTGGAAATTTTGCGCCTGTCTTATCCATTCCATTATAAAATAGATAAGAATAAAAACATCGTGGTTATTCAATAA
- a CDS encoding RNA polymerase sigma-70 factor, producing the protein MQVLNEKLIKATINVAENDDQCAFQELFTHFFPGLLSFAQAYMKNKMFAEEVVEDVFIKLWENRKVLPAIKNLNYYLYVATKHAAINYLEKQRRKYHSFSLDEMDAAELHFRRTPEDMMISEQALLEIESIINTLPPKCRLIFRLVKEDGLRYKEVAELLNITAKTVENQMAIAVQKLTAQASQLLSLGQAQ; encoded by the coding sequence ATGCAAGTCCTAAATGAGAAACTAATAAAAGCTACCATTAACGTTGCTGAAAACGACGACCAGTGCGCGTTTCAGGAATTGTTTACCCATTTCTTTCCGGGGTTGCTGTCGTTTGCGCAAGCGTATATGAAAAATAAAATGTTTGCCGAGGAGGTGGTGGAAGACGTGTTTATTAAGTTATGGGAAAACCGGAAAGTGTTACCGGCTATTAAAAACCTCAACTACTATTTGTATGTAGCCACCAAGCATGCTGCCATTAACTACCTGGAAAAACAACGCCGCAAATACCACAGTTTTAGTTTGGATGAAATGGATGCAGCGGAACTGCACTTTCGCCGTACGCCCGAAGATATGATGATATCGGAGCAGGCATTACTGGAAATTGAAAGCATTATCAATACATTGCCACCCAAGTGCCGGCTTATTTTTCGCCTGGTAAAAGAAGATGGTTTACGCTATAAAGAGGTAGCGGAGCTACTGAACATTACTGCCAAAACTGTTGAAAATCAAATGGCTATAGCGGTACAAAAGCTAACTGCCCAGGCCTCCCAGCTACTGTCGCTGGGGCAGGCGCAATAA
- a CDS encoding glycoside hydrolase family 35 protein, with translation MKKWIAALLAVQLCAGVQAQKPLHTFALGESAFLLDGKPFQMISAEIHYPRVPREAWRQRMRMAKAMGINTIGTYVFWNVHEPQKGTYDFAGNNDIAAFVKIAAEEGLWIVLRPSPYVCAEWEFGGYPYWLQKEKGLVVRSREAGYIKAYENYIRQVGKQLAPLQVNKGGNIIMVQVENEYGSYASDKDYLEQNRQLFIRAGFDGILYTCDPARDVAKGYLPGLLPAVNGIDDPAKIQAMVKQYHNGKGPFYVAEWYPAWFDWWGEKHHTVPAEHYTGRLDTLLAAGISINMYMFHGGTTRGFMNGANYYDSSGFQPQVSSYDYDAPLDEAGNATDKFMQFRQVIQKHLPAGAVLPLVPVAKPVIAIHNIQFQQQADVFSVLPKPVTAAQPLTFEQLNQDYGYVLYRTRLPKGEAGVLKIKELRDYGIVFVNGKRQGVVDRMLHTDSLAIEAGSSEQVIDILVENLGRINFGKYLLQNTKGITQQVTLNGKVLTGWQMYSLPMNSVKGIVYNNKPGKNAPVLKKGSFTLTKTGDTYLNLSNWGKGCIWVNGHNLGRYWNKGPQQTVYLPVEWLKKGANEVVIFEMITPEQNSLEGLEKPILDQLK, from the coding sequence ATGAAAAAATGGATAGCGGCACTACTGGCTGTACAGTTGTGTGCAGGCGTGCAGGCGCAAAAGCCCCTGCATACCTTTGCACTGGGCGAAAGTGCGTTTTTACTCGATGGCAAGCCTTTTCAAATGATCTCTGCCGAAATACATTATCCGCGTGTGCCGCGTGAGGCATGGCGGCAGCGTATGCGAATGGCAAAAGCAATGGGCATCAACACCATAGGCACATACGTGTTCTGGAATGTGCATGAACCACAAAAAGGCACTTACGATTTTGCAGGTAATAATGATATTGCTGCCTTTGTGAAAATTGCTGCCGAAGAAGGTTTGTGGATAGTGCTAAGGCCGAGTCCGTATGTATGTGCTGAGTGGGAGTTTGGTGGTTATCCTTACTGGCTGCAAAAAGAAAAAGGGTTGGTCGTGCGCAGTCGTGAAGCAGGTTATATTAAAGCATACGAAAATTATATTCGACAGGTAGGCAAGCAGCTGGCGCCCTTGCAGGTAAATAAAGGCGGTAATATTATCATGGTGCAGGTAGAGAATGAGTATGGTAGCTATGCCAGTGATAAAGACTACCTGGAGCAAAACCGCCAGCTATTTATACGGGCCGGTTTTGATGGTATCCTGTACACCTGCGATCCTGCCAGGGATGTGGCCAAAGGATATTTACCTGGCTTGCTGCCTGCTGTAAATGGTATAGATGATCCCGCTAAAATACAGGCCATGGTAAAACAATACCACAATGGTAAAGGTCCATTTTATGTAGCAGAATGGTATCCCGCCTGGTTCGACTGGTGGGGCGAAAAGCATCATACCGTACCGGCTGAGCATTACACCGGCAGACTGGATACACTGCTGGCGGCAGGTATTTCTATTAACATGTACATGTTTCATGGTGGCACCACCCGTGGTTTTATGAATGGTGCTAACTACTATGATAGCTCAGGTTTTCAGCCGCAGGTAAGCAGCTACGACTATGATGCGCCGCTGGATGAAGCAGGTAATGCTACCGATAAGTTTATGCAGTTCAGACAGGTGATACAAAAACATTTACCTGCCGGGGCAGTGCTTCCACTGGTGCCGGTTGCCAAACCTGTTATAGCTATCCATAACATACAATTTCAGCAACAGGCCGATGTTTTTTCCGTGCTACCTAAACCTGTAACCGCTGCGCAGCCTCTGACCTTTGAGCAGCTGAACCAGGATTATGGTTATGTACTATACCGCACCCGCCTGCCCAAAGGCGAAGCTGGTGTGCTGAAAATAAAAGAGCTGCGCGATTACGGGATTGTATTTGTAAATGGCAAAAGACAGGGTGTGGTAGATCGTATGCTCCATACAGATAGCCTTGCTATTGAAGCCGGCAGCAGCGAGCAGGTAATAGATATACTGGTTGAAAACCTGGGCCGCATCAACTTTGGCAAGTACCTGCTGCAAAACACTAAAGGCATTACGCAACAGGTAACACTGAATGGTAAAGTGTTAACTGGTTGGCAAATGTATTCCTTGCCTATGAATAGCGTAAAAGGTATTGTATACAACAACAAACCGGGTAAGAATGCACCTGTGCTGAAGAAAGGCAGTTTTACGTTAACGAAAACCGGCGATACTTATCTTAATCTTAGTAACTGGGGCAAAGGATGTATATGGGTAAACGGCCACAACCTGGGCCGCTACTGGAATAAAGGCCCGCAGCAAACAGTGTACCTGCCGGTAGAATGGTTGAAGAAAGGTGCCAATGAAGTAGTCATATTTGAAATGATCACACCTGAACAAAATTCGCTGGAAGGATTAGAGAAACCTATCCTCGACCAGTTAAAATAG
- a CDS encoding glycoside hydrolase, which yields MSNMQKKMGWLGIAAVFTGNAVQSYAQQQQPVTVHFNAGTTYQTVRNFAASDAWCGQFVGNWPAAKKNQVADWLFSRDTLPNGAPKGIGLSLWRVNLGAGSTQQGDSSGIRDEWRRAASFRAKGSKEVQAQLWWMQAAKARGVTQFLGFYNSPPVHITRNGKAFATGGKTNLDSTAYNAFALEAVKDIQEVKKQTGIRLNYLSPVNEPQWDWSDGGQEGCPYFNNDIYGVVKAMHQAFVSNRIATKLLVTEAGQYNYLLPQSNKPGKDNQVQAFFQPGESCYIGNLSSVSNTIAAHSYFTTSPATDAIAMRKRIGNQVAGVKGLEFWQSEYCILGDNAGEINGSKKDTGITAALYLAGVVHNDLVYANAAAWQWWLAISAYNYKDGLIYVDKNKADGNYSDSKMLWALGNYSRFVRPGMQRIAVDAPGTLRVSGFVDGVARELVFVVVNAESQSQLLNFVNDVAGVNDATAQAIVYTTSHAGGLQKSYSSINNTVIPAQSIVTVVVHYNKK from the coding sequence ATGAGCAATATGCAAAAAAAGATGGGCTGGTTGGGTATAGCGGCAGTGTTTACGGGTAATGCCGTACAAAGCTATGCCCAGCAACAGCAGCCGGTTACCGTACATTTTAATGCAGGCACCACCTACCAAACGGTGCGCAACTTTGCGGCTTCCGATGCCTGGTGTGGTCAGTTTGTAGGCAATTGGCCCGCTGCTAAAAAGAACCAGGTGGCCGACTGGCTGTTTAGTAGGGATACCTTGCCCAATGGCGCGCCTAAAGGAATAGGACTTTCTTTATGGCGTGTAAACCTGGGGGCCGGCAGTACGCAGCAGGGCGATAGCTCTGGCATCAGGGACGAATGGCGTAGGGCGGCCAGCTTCCGGGCAAAAGGGAGTAAAGAAGTGCAGGCCCAGTTATGGTGGATGCAGGCGGCTAAAGCCAGAGGTGTTACACAGTTTCTTGGGTTTTACAATAGCCCGCCGGTGCACATTACGCGCAATGGAAAAGCCTTTGCCACAGGTGGTAAAACCAACCTGGACAGCACGGCGTATAATGCCTTTGCATTGGAAGCGGTAAAAGATATTCAGGAAGTGAAAAAACAAACCGGTATCCGCCTGAACTATCTCAGTCCTGTAAATGAGCCGCAATGGGATTGGAGCGATGGCGGACAGGAAGGATGCCCCTATTTCAATAACGATATATATGGAGTGGTAAAAGCCATGCACCAGGCTTTTGTAAGCAATCGCATTGCTACTAAGTTGTTGGTAACCGAAGCAGGGCAGTATAACTATCTGCTGCCACAATCGAACAAGCCAGGAAAAGACAACCAGGTACAAGCCTTTTTTCAACCCGGCGAAAGTTGTTATATCGGCAACCTGTCATCCGTAAGCAACACTATTGCGGCACACAGTTATTTTACTACTTCGCCGGCAACAGATGCTATTGCTATGCGCAAGCGTATAGGTAACCAGGTGGCAGGGGTGAAGGGGCTGGAGTTCTGGCAATCGGAATATTGTATACTGGGCGATAATGCCGGTGAAATCAATGGCAGTAAAAAAGATACGGGTATTACGGCTGCTTTATACCTGGCAGGTGTAGTACATAACGATCTGGTGTATGCCAACGCTGCTGCCTGGCAGTGGTGGCTGGCTATATCAGCGTATAATTATAAAGACGGATTGATCTATGTAGACAAAAACAAAGCCGATGGTAATTATAGCGATAGCAAAATGCTGTGGGCGTTGGGTAACTACAGTCGCTTTGTAAGGCCAGGCATGCAGCGGATAGCAGTGGATGCCCCAGGTACATTACGGGTTTCCGGCTTTGTGGATGGGGTAGCCCGTGAGTTGGTGTTTGTAGTGGTGAACGCCGAAAGCCAATCGCAGTTACTGAATTTTGTAAATGATGTTGCAGGTGTGAATGATGCAACGGCGCAGGCCATAGTATACACCACCAGCCATGCAGGCGGGTTACAAAAAAGTTATTCCTCCATCAACAACACTGTTATACCAGCGCAAAGCATTGTAACAGTTGTGGTGCATTACAATAAGAAATAA
- a CDS encoding RagB/SusD family nutrient uptake outer membrane protein, producing the protein MKNKIFNILLCTGVLFAVSCKKNFLDIKPTDRLSEDVLLGDSSLFEDFVLNRYLGVTLQNKEGDGSAPGFGRGFEYALWSSLTDESMYTNDDNTWLIQRGLMAPENTGIAGTIWSRSYRSIRECNYALNNLDKVVMSDAHKSRLRSELQFIRAFRYHDLIRNYGGVILMGNKVYNLTDNLQDPALFAKSTLQQSMDYALEQLDSAALYLPVDNNDGWKTGRATKGAALAVKSRLALYAASPLYNVGTWQAAIDAAQAVIALNKYSIYSGGYSNLFLDVTAENKESIFARLYTKNANHTCLEIANGPNGYGGWGGNTPLQNLVDDYEMSNGKPITDGTSGYDINNPYTGRDKRFYASILYNGASYRGSTIETFTPGGKDSQEGSDNWNTSKTGYYLRKFTNETYPLVNPWGNAGFQPWYYFRYAEILLNYAEAANEAFGADVVPTGGTLTARAALNLVRTRAGVDMPALEAGLSKDAMRTAVRYERRVELAFEEHRFYDVRRWKIAETTENVPAYGITVVKTGTTYTYTRKTALDGRKFETKHYWLPIPRAEIQASNNKILQSTGY; encoded by the coding sequence ATGAAAAATAAAATATTCAATATTCTGCTTTGTACAGGAGTTTTATTCGCTGTATCGTGCAAGAAAAATTTTCTGGATATAAAACCTACCGACCGGTTATCGGAAGATGTATTGCTGGGCGATTCCTCTCTGTTTGAAGATTTTGTGCTGAACCGTTATTTAGGGGTGACCCTGCAAAACAAGGAAGGCGACGGATCAGCCCCCGGTTTCGGAAGGGGCTTTGAATATGCTTTGTGGAGTTCGCTTACCGATGAAAGCATGTACACCAATGATGATAATACCTGGCTAATACAACGGGGTTTAATGGCTCCTGAAAACACGGGTATTGCCGGCACCATATGGAGTCGTAGCTATCGTAGCATACGCGAGTGTAATTATGCTTTAAATAACCTGGATAAAGTAGTGATGTCCGATGCACATAAAAGCCGTTTGCGTAGCGAGCTGCAGTTTATTCGTGCATTCCGCTATCACGATCTCATTCGCAACTATGGCGGTGTTATACTGATGGGTAATAAAGTATATAATCTTACCGATAATCTGCAAGATCCGGCTTTGTTTGCCAAAAGCACGTTACAGCAGAGTATGGATTATGCGTTGGAGCAGCTGGATTCTGCAGCGTTGTATTTGCCGGTAGATAACAATGATGGCTGGAAAACCGGTCGCGCTACCAAGGGCGCTGCATTGGCTGTAAAATCAAGGCTGGCTTTATATGCGGCTAGTCCGTTGTATAACGTAGGTACCTGGCAGGCGGCTATTGACGCAGCGCAAGCGGTAATAGCACTGAACAAATACAGCATTTATAGTGGCGGTTACAGTAACCTGTTTTTAGATGTTACTGCCGAAAATAAGGAAAGTATTTTTGCACGCCTGTATACCAAAAACGCCAACCACACCTGCCTCGAAATAGCCAATGGTCCTAACGGTTATGGTGGATGGGGCGGCAATACGCCTTTACAAAACCTGGTAGATGATTATGAAATGAGCAATGGTAAGCCTATTACAGATGGCACTTCGGGCTATGATATCAATAATCCGTATACAGGTCGTGACAAACGTTTTTATGCCTCCATCCTGTATAACGGGGCCAGCTATCGCGGCAGTACTATAGAAACATTTACGCCAGGTGGTAAAGACAGTCAGGAAGGCTCAGATAACTGGAATACTTCTAAAACAGGGTATTACCTGCGCAAGTTTACCAATGAAACTTATCCTTTGGTCAATCCCTGGGGTAATGCCGGTTTTCAACCCTGGTATTATTTCCGCTATGCCGAAATATTGCTAAATTATGCAGAAGCTGCGAATGAGGCATTTGGCGCAGACGTGGTGCCAACAGGTGGAACGCTTACTGCACGTGCGGCATTAAACCTGGTAAGAACCCGTGCAGGGGTAGATATGCCGGCGTTGGAAGCAGGCTTAAGTAAAGATGCCATGCGTACTGCTGTTCGTTACGAGCGTAGGGTGGAACTGGCTTTTGAAGAGCATCGCTTTTATGATGTAAGAAGATGGAAGATTGCCGAAACCACCGAGAATGTACCTGCGTATGGTATTACGGTTGTTAAAACCGGTACTACTTATACCTACACTCGTAAAACAGCTTTGGATGGCCGTAAGTTTGAAACAAAGCATTACTGGTTGCCTATTCCGCGTGCCGAAATACAGGCTTCCAATAATAAGATCTTGCAGAGTACAGGATATTAA
- a CDS encoding SusC/RagA family TonB-linked outer membrane protein — protein sequence MKKLLTCGRPLLPVAHYVTWVCSLLLLTAFTLPLWAQQQKITGTVIADKLPVADASVTVKGAATGVKTGTDGKFTITADVNATLVFSHVNFGIKELPLNGQTNVSVELTALAGSVGEVIVVGYSSQKKATVTGSISVVKGSDLVKSPAANVSNSFAGRFSGMTISNRTGEPGYDGSSILIRGLATTGNNDVLVVVDGVPGQIGGLERLNPNDIESVSVLKDASAAIYGSRAANGVILVTTKRGKSGKPAIAFSFNQGFSSPTRLPKMADAATYAAIRNEIAYYDNKAGGMNQIYTPDEIAKFANGSDPLNYPNTDWAKVTLKGAALQNQANISVSGGSEDVRYFLSAGTLYQDGLYKNGVTQYKQYSFRSNIDASITSDFKVGLYLSGRQEDRKYPLTGAGDIFRSIYRAYATIPAYYPNGLPSRGIEGNNPVMMVTDIGGTSSNPQSVFNGILKGSYNISAVKGLSVDGFMAMDKSWNFTKAFAKPYLLYNYDKTTNTYPSTIVGGSNNLANLNETQVNQSQLTYNIKLNYVRSFGSHAISAFAGYEQSELNRETFGATRQNFPSTETPELSQGGTAATDLNNSGSSYHFTRRSYIGKVGYNYSEKYLADVQMRIDGSSTFPSGSQYGYFPSVSAGWRVSKESFFHVPFVNDLKLRGSFGVLGNDNVGLFQYLDNYTFNSQVVQGGAIVPSINLTKLANTKIHWEEAKKLDIGVEAVLFNSINLELVYFKQMRSNILATRNASIPGVTGIVNPYIPDNTVFPLVPDENIGKINSSGIEATLGYNKKKGDWSYGITGNFTYAKSKIIFIDEAAGVLDYQKKTGRPLNTYLLYNAIGIFQSADDIAKYPHLSVAQPGDLIYQDINNDGVINADDQVRTKYGNVPEITYGLVMNGGYKNIDISIVLSGQARVSQYVLPEAGTVGNFYNSWAANRWSPTNPGGYYPRVDTRASSSVNGGLYENNFWLNNASFLRLKNIELGYNFTGRLLQKTRLQAARVYVNAFNVFTITKVKDYDPEGNNASGQFYPQQRIINLGVNVRF from the coding sequence ATGAAAAAACTGCTTACCTGTGGCCGGCCTTTGCTGCCGGTTGCTCATTATGTAACCTGGGTATGTTCACTGCTGCTGCTAACGGCGTTCACCTTGCCGCTGTGGGCGCAGCAACAAAAAATTACCGGAACGGTAATAGCCGATAAATTACCTGTGGCCGATGCTTCTGTAACCGTAAAAGGTGCTGCCACCGGTGTAAAAACGGGTACAGATGGCAAGTTTACTATTACAGCCGATGTGAATGCCACCCTGGTATTTTCACACGTAAATTTTGGAATCAAAGAACTGCCTTTGAATGGGCAAACAAATGTTTCGGTAGAGCTTACTGCCCTGGCGGGTAGCGTAGGTGAGGTGATTGTTGTGGGATATAGCTCGCAAAAGAAAGCTACTGTTACCGGTTCCATTTCGGTGGTAAAAGGATCAGACCTGGTAAAGAGTCCCGCTGCCAACGTGTCCAATTCTTTTGCCGGACGTTTTTCGGGTATGACCATCAGTAACCGTACCGGCGAGCCGGGATATGATGGTTCCAGTATTTTAATACGTGGTCTGGCCACTACTGGTAATAATGACGTGTTAGTAGTAGTGGATGGAGTGCCGGGCCAAATAGGGGGCCTGGAAAGGTTAAATCCCAATGATATTGAAAGTGTGTCGGTGTTAAAAGATGCATCGGCCGCTATTTATGGTAGCCGTGCGGCTAACGGGGTAATACTGGTTACTACCAAACGGGGTAAATCCGGCAAGCCTGCTATCGCTTTTAGTTTTAACCAGGGCTTTTCATCGCCCACCCGTTTGCCTAAAATGGCTGATGCAGCCACCTATGCGGCTATCCGCAACGAGATAGCGTACTACGATAATAAGGCGGGTGGAATGAACCAGATATATACACCCGATGAAATTGCCAAGTTTGCCAACGGGTCTGATCCTTTAAACTACCCCAATACCGATTGGGCCAAGGTTACGCTCAAAGGAGCGGCCTTACAAAACCAGGCGAATATTTCTGTATCAGGCGGATCGGAGGATGTGAGGTATTTTTTATCAGCCGGAACCTTGTATCAGGATGGTTTGTATAAAAACGGTGTTACACAATACAAGCAATACAGTTTTCGCTCAAATATAGACGCCAGCATTACTTCCGATTTTAAAGTAGGCCTGTATTTATCGGGCCGGCAGGAAGATCGTAAATATCCGCTTACCGGTGCTGGCGATATATTCCGCAGCATCTATCGTGCGTATGCTACTATTCCGGCTTATTACCCTAACGGTTTGCCTTCGCGTGGTATTGAGGGCAATAACCCGGTGATGATGGTTACGGATATAGGGGGCACCAGCAGCAATCCGCAGTCAGTATTCAATGGTATTTTAAAAGGTAGTTACAATATCAGCGCGGTAAAAGGTTTGTCAGTAGATGGCTTTATGGCCATGGATAAATCATGGAATTTTACCAAGGCGTTTGCCAAACCTTACCTGTTGTATAACTACGATAAAACAACCAACACATATCCCTCTACTATAGTAGGTGGCTCTAATAACCTGGCTAACTTAAACGAAACCCAGGTAAACCAAAGCCAGCTTACCTATAATATAAAGCTGAATTATGTAAGAAGTTTTGGTAGCCATGCCATCAGCGCTTTTGCAGGTTACGAACAGAGTGAATTGAACAGGGAAACCTTTGGCGCTACCCGCCAGAATTTTCCCAGCACCGAAACACCTGAGCTGTCGCAGGGCGGTACCGCTGCTACCGATTTAAACAACAGTGGTAGCAGTTATCATTTTACCCGTAGAAGCTACATTGGTAAAGTAGGGTATAACTATAGCGAAAAATACCTGGCCGATGTGCAGATGCGTATTGATGGTTCTTCCACTTTTCCCAGTGGCAGCCAATATGGTTATTTCCCTTCTGTATCAGCCGGCTGGCGCGTTTCTAAAGAATCCTTTTTTCATGTGCCTTTTGTCAACGATTTAAAGCTGCGTGGTTCGTTTGGTGTGTTGGGTAACGATAACGTGGGTTTGTTTCAATACCTGGATAACTACACGTTTAACAGTCAGGTGGTGCAGGGGGGCGCTATTGTACCCAGTATTAATCTTACTAAACTGGCCAACACCAAAATCCATTGGGAAGAAGCGAAGAAACTGGACATAGGTGTAGAAGCAGTGTTGTTTAACAGCATTAACCTAGAGCTGGTGTATTTTAAACAAATGCGCTCCAATATCCTGGCTACCCGCAATGCTTCCATTCCTGGTGTAACCGGTATTGTAAACCCTTATATACCTGATAACACCGTATTCCCATTGGTGCCCGATGAAAACATAGGTAAAATAAATAGTAGTGGTATTGAAGCAACATTGGGATACAATAAAAAGAAAGGCGATTGGTCGTATGGTATTACCGGAAACTTCACCTATGCCAAAAGCAAAATTATTTTTATAGATGAAGCGGCAGGTGTGCTGGACTATCAAAAGAAAACCGGACGCCCGCTCAATACCTACCTGCTATATAATGCTATAGGCATTTTTCAGTCAGCAGATGATATCGCCAAGTATCCACATTTAAGTGTGGCGCAGCCGGGCGATTTAATTTATCAGGATATAAATAACGACGGTGTGATTAATGCGGATGACCAGGTAAGAACCAAATATGGGAATGTTCCTGAAATTACCTATGGCCTGGTAATGAATGGTGGCTATAAAAACATAGATATCAGTATAGTGCTTTCCGGCCAGGCACGTGTAAGCCAATACGTGTTGCCCGAAGCGGGTACGGTCGGTAATTTTTATAACAGCTGGGCTGCTAACCGGTGGAGCCCAACCAATCCTGGTGGATATTATCCCCGGGTAGATACGCGTGCTTCTTCTTCTGTAAACGGCGGTTTATACGAGAATAACTTTTGGTTAAACAACGCTTCTTTCCTGCGTTTAAAAAACATAGAGCTGGGCTATAATTTCACCGGCCGCCTGTTGCAGAAAACACGTTTGCAGGCTGCAAGAGTGTATGTAAATGCTTTTAACGTATTTACCATTACCAAAGTGAAAGACTATGATCCGGAGGGAAACAATGCCAGTGGTCAGTTTTATCCGCAACAGCGTATTATTAACCTGGGTGTAAACGTTCGTTTCTGA